ACAGTAGGCCAACGCGCGGTTGATGTCGGTGCCGCCGCCCAGTTGAATGCCGTACAGCACGTCCACCGGGTCGTCCAGGTTCTCCGAGAGGTCCACGACTTCGGTGTCGAACACCACCACGCGGGTGTCCACGGCCGGCAGGCTCGCCAGCACGGCGCCGAACACGCCGGCGTACACCACGCTGGAGGCCATGCTGCCGGACTGATCCAGGCACAGCACGATGTCGCGCAGGCTGCGGCGTTTGCGCCCGTACCCCACCAGCCGCTCGGGAATCACCGTGTTTTTCTCCGGCAGGTAATTCTTCAGGTTCTTGCGGATGGTGCTGTCCCAGTCGATCTCGCCGGGGCGGGGGCGGAAGTTGCGCTGGGCGCGGTTGAGGCTGCCCGTCACGGCGGCGCGGGTGGGTTCCTCCAGGCGCCGGGTCAGGTCATCCACGACCTTGCGCACCACCGCGCGGGCGGCGTCCTTGGCTTTGGCGGGCATCACGCCCTTCAGGGTCAGCAGCGTACCCATGAGGTTCACGTCCGCCTCCACGTTCTCCAGCATTTCCGGCTCGAACAGCAGTTGCGTCAGGTTCAGTTTCTCGATGGCGTCCTTTTGCATGACCTGCACGACGCTCGAAGGGAAAAACTCGCGCACGTCCGCCAGCCAGCGCGCCACTTTCGGCGCACTGCCCCCCAGCCCGCCCTTGCGGGTTCCCGTTTCGGCGTCGTACAGGCCCGCCAGGGCGTCGTCCATGCGCCTGTCCTCCAGGCCGAGGGAAATCCCAACCCCTTCCCCGTGGGTCAGGCCGTCGGCCTCACCGCCCCCCAGCACAAGTCGCCAGCGGCGCAGGCGTTCAGCATTGAATTCCGTCATGGGTTCACTCCCAGCATTTTCAGGACGATGGGAACGACCTGCATGCCGCGTTCCTCGTCAATTTCCGTGACCACCCCGCGCGGCTTCACTCCGCCGCCCTTCAGGTTCTCGCCGATGGCGCGGCGTTCGGCTTTCTCGAAGCGGGAGAACACGCGCCGCAGCAGGGGCAGCACTTCCTGAAAAGTGCTCTGTTCCAGGCCGGAGAGCCAGCCGTCCAGCAGGTTGAGCAGGGGCGCGTCGTGGATGAGGAGCGTGCCGCTGTGACCCAGGAACCCGTCGAGCCACGCGGTCACGTCCAGAGGTGCGGCGCTGCTCAGGGCGAGGCTGAGGCGACGTTCCACGTCTTCCCTCTCCAGGTGCGCGGCGTCGCGCAGCCGGCGCACGGCGTCCCCGACGAGGACGGGCGCGGTGTCGTCGCGGTCGGCGAGGCGCCGCAGGGCCGCCTGCCACTCGCGCAGGGCCGCCGGGTCGTCCAGCAGGCGCACGGCCGCGTCGGCCTGCTGCACCTGCTGGCGCAGTTCGTTCGCGGCGTCCTCGGCCAGGCCGATAGCGGCGGTGGGGAGCCCCACACTGGCCCGCGTGAGGAGCGTGCGGAAGGTTCCGGCAGCCTGTTCGTCCCCGCTGGCCGCGCGGCCGCGCACGTCCCCGTAACGGGCGAGCCGGGCAAGGGGTGGCAGGGCGCCCAGCAGGTCGCCCACATCGGCGTTCAGGGCAGCGCGGGCGTTCAGGGCGTTCAGGGCGGGCGGCACAGCGGCCGTCAGATCGGCGTGCCGGATGGCTTCCAGCAGGGCCGTCAGTTCGGAAAGCGTCGTGGCGTTGTGCGCGGCGTCCACCGAGTGCGCCGTGGCGGCCTGTTCCACCGTCTGCCCGTAGCGGCTGGCCTCAACGAGGCGCACGCTGAATTCCGGTTTCCACACCAGCACCCACGCTTCCTTGAACGTGCCCTTGCCACTGGCGTACCGTTCCTGCGCCCACGGCACGCCCAGCAGGTTCAGGCGGTGAAACAGGGCGCTGCGCTCCAGATCGGTGTCCTTGCGCAGATCCAGGGTCAGGTCGTCCTGCTCGGCCTGCACTTTCAACCGCAGCTTCTTCTGCTGCCGCGCCATGTCCTGCGCCAGAGGCACGGAAGGCGTGTCGTCCGGCACTTTGCCCAGCGCCTCGCCCACAATAAGCTTCTGTGAGATCAGGCGCAGCGGCAGGTCGCTGTCCCAGCCGAAAACGCTCAGGGCCGCTTCGTTCAACTCGTCCAGGCCCGGCAACGCCCGCCCACGCAGGAACGCAAGGGTGTTCGCCAGGCGCGTGGCCTCGATGACGCTGGCGCTGCTGGCGTCCAGTTTCTCATCGCGCAGCAGCCGCGCGGCGCGGGCGAACCAGCGTTCCGTGACGTGCTGCGGCGTGGTGAAGAGGTGGTGGTAGTAGCCCGGCGAGCGCACGCCCGCGCCGTACCCGCTGCTCATGCTGAGGCGCCCGTGTGTCCAGGGCACCCAGGTCAGGCTGACTTTCGCTTTGGGCAGGCCCTTCAGGATGGCCGCGTCCTCCTTCGCCCTGAAGGCTTCCGTGTCCAGCGCGGGCGAGTGCCACGCCCCGCACACCACCGCCACCCGCTGAAACCCTTCCTTGAGCGCCGCGCGAATGGTCTGGCGCATGAACGCCTCGCGCATCGCCTCGCGGCCCAGCGGGGCTGGCGCACCTACCCGCACCGCCTGCATGGCTTCCAGAATCGCCTCGAATACCACGAAGTCGTTTCCGCGCGCCTCCACCAGCGTTTCCCACCAGCGCTCGAAGTCGCTGTATCCCGCCGCCTGCGCCAGCACGCGCAGAGGGTCAGCCCGCAGTTCGGCGTCCATGTCCGGGGCGTCGGGCATGTCCGGCTTCCCCTTGCCCTGCGCGGCGTCCGGTTCCGCTGCGTCTGATCCTGCGGCGTCCAGTCCCCCTTCATCCTCGTCGCGCAGGGCGAGCGTGGCACTGGCGGGCAGGTCCATGAACCGCGCCTGTGCCCCTGCGCCAGTCTGACGGGATTGGGCTGCCCAGCGGAACGCCACGAACTCCGGACTGAACGCCGCAAAAGGCCAGAAGGCCGCCCTGGCCGGGTCATCCGTTACGTACCCCAGCAGCGCCACTGGCGGCTCCAGTTCCTCGCGGGTCAGGAAAGGCAGCACCGAATCCGCATCCGCCGGGCCTTCCACCAGGATGATGTCCGGTTGAAGCTGATTCAGGGCGTGTTCCAGACTGCGGGCCGAACCGGGCCCGTGGTGCCGGATGGGAAAAATGGAGACTTGAGGCGTCATAGGTAGAGTAAGCCTCCCTTCTCAAGAAAGCCGCTGAACTCGTCCGGCACGTGGTCAATCCGGTTCCAGCGCAAGTCCAGCTTTTCCAGCCGGGGCAGCAGCGCCAGCCAGCCGGGAAGTCCGGTGAGGCGGTTGGCCCGCAAATCCAGGAAACGCAGTTCCCTCAGTTCGCGCATGGACTCCGGGAGTTCGCTCAGTTCGTTGAATCGCAAGTCCAGCACGGCCAGATTCCGCAATTGACCGATGCTGTCCGGCAGATGCGCCAGCTTGTTGCCCTGCGCGTTGATTTCCCGCAGGTTCACACACCGGCCCAGTTCAGCGGGAAGCTGCGTCAGGTCGTTCTTCATGACGTGCAATTCACGCAGGTGTCGCCACTGACCGATGCTTGTCGGCAGGGTGGCGAGACGATTGTTGTACGCCCGGAATTCGACGAGGTTTTCCAGTTCACCCAGCCCGTCGGGAAGTTCCGTCAGCGCGTTGTCTGTGACGTTCAGGTAGGTCAGGTTGACCAGCGTGCGAATCGAATCAGGCAGCGAGGTCAGGCCGTTGTTGCTGACGTACAGGAACCGCAGTTCGCGCAGGCCGCCGAAGCAGTCGGGCAGGCCGGCCAGCCGATTGTGCCCCAGGTCGAGCATCCGCAGGCTGTGCAGGCCACCCAGTTCCGCTGGAAGAGACGCGAAGTTGTTCCCGGACAGGTTCAAGGTGTGCAAGCGGGTGAACGTCCACAACCAATCGGGAATGTCCGTGAGCTGGTTGTCGTACACGCTCAGCGACTCAAGGTTGTCCGCCTCACGCAGCGCTTCCGGCCACTGGCTCAGGCCACAGCTGTTCAGGTTGACGTGAACAGGCCAGGGCGCACCCGCTTTCACCGCCTCCAGGAGAGACTGACCTCTGGGGCCCCTGGGGTGCTGGTGAGAGAAGAACTCTCCCATCAGCTCACAGTCCGGCAGGCTTTGTAGAAGTCCTTCCAGTCGTCGCGTTTCTTGGCGACAGTTTCCAGGTACTCGCGCCAGATCACGCCGTCCTGCACCGGGTCTTTGATGACGGCCCCGACCAGGCTGGCGGCAGTGTCGTGGGCCGACAGCTCGCCACTGCCGAAGTGCGCGGCCAGCGAAAGGCCGTGGTTGACGACGCTGATGGCTTCGGCAGTGCTCAGGGTGCCGCTGGGGCTTTTCAGCCTGGTTTTGCCGTCCTCGGTGACCCCGGCGCGGAGTTCGCGGAACACCGTGACGATGCGGCGCACTTCCTCCAGGGCGGGGGGCGCGGCGGGAATTTCCAGGGTTCTGGCCAGGCTGTTCACGCGGCTGATGACGATGTTCACCTCGTCGTCCAGGCTGTCGGGCACCGGCAAAACGACGGTGTTGAAACGGCGTTTGAGGGCGCTCGAAAGGTCGTTTACGCCCTTGTCGCGGTTGTTCGCGGTGGCAATGAGGTTGAAGCCGCGCACCGCCTGCACTTCCGTGTTCAACTCGGGAACAGGCAGGCTTTTCTCGGACAGGACGGTGATCAGGGTGTCCTGCACGTCGCTTTGCACGCGGGTCAGTTCCTCCAGCCGGGCAATTTTGCCCTGGCGCATGGCGTGCATGATGGGGCTTTCCACCAGCGCGGCCTCGCTGGGGCCTTCGGCGAGCAGGCGGGCGTAATTCCAGCCGTAGCGGATGGCTTCCTCGCCCGTTCCGGCGGTGCCCTGCACCAGCAGCGTGCTGTCGCCGGAGATGGCGGCGGCCAGGTGCTCACTGACCCAGCTTTTGGCGGTGCCGGGCACGCCGATCAGCAGCAGGGCGCGGTCCGTGGCGAGCGTGGCCACGGCAATTTCCATCAGGCGCCTGTCCCCGACGTATTTGGGCGTGATCTCGGTGTCCCCGGCCTTCCCGCCCATCAGGTACGTCAGGACGGCCGCGGGCGACAGGTTCCAGCGCGGGGGCCTGGGCCGGGTGTCGTGCTCTGCCAGCGCGGTCAGTTCATGGGCGTACTGCTGCTCGGCGTGTTGACGGAGGACGGTGGTTTCCAGGTGGGTCATGGGGTTTCTCCTTTAAGGTCAGTGTGAATTCGGGCTTCCTGGAAGTCGTCGTGCATGAGGCGGCGTTGCTCGAGCAGGCGCAGCATGGCGGCGTACCTCAGGCGCAGGTAGGTGGCGTGGTAGTCGTCGCTGTCTTCCTGGGGCGGGAGTGGGGCAGTTGATGCGTGCGGGTGGGCGTGGTGGGCGGCGTTTTGCATGACGGCTTCCCAGCGGTAGTCGTTCTGATGCTGATTGGCGCGGCTGACCTGCCCGTGAATGACATTGAGGACTTGTTCGCTCAGGTCAACGGGCCAGGCGCCGGGCAGGACGCTGAGCAGCGTGAGGAGGTGCGAGGCGTCCGGCTGGCCTTGCAGGTGCGTGCCAATGCGCCCGGCGATGGTCTCCGGGGCGCTGATTTGCAGAAGGGCCAGGTCGTCCGGGTAACAGGGTTGCAGGACGTTCGCGGTGGGTACGTGCCGGGTGGCCAGGGTGGCCCAGCGCAGCTGATCGGCGGCGCCCAGCGCCTGAATGAGGCCGGACAGCTGTTCCGGCGTGAGGTGCAGCGCGTCCGCGAGGGCCTGTGGGTGCGTGTTCTGGATGAGTTCCCGAAAACGATCCAGTGCCACCCTTTTGTGCGGGTCAATGGCAGTCAGGCCATCACGGCCGGCGTCCGCGTCGAGTGTTTCCGGGAGGTGCAGGGAGACTTTCTGTTTGCCCAGGAGCTTCCCGAGCAGACCGACTTTTTCCTGCTGGAGCATACCGGCGACGCGCTCGGTCATGCGGGCGTTGTAGGCGCTGCCGGGCAGGGATTGCAGCAACACGCGGGCCAGCTCCTGCACCTCGCGGCTGCGGTCGGTCAGGGCGTCTTCCAGCAGGGGTTCCAGCGTGGCGTCCTCGTCCGTCCAGGTGTCTTGCAGCACGCTGAGCAGGCGTTTTCTGGCTCCAGCCTTCTCCGTTTTGAAGTGCTGGGTCAGCAAGTCGCGGGCCGCGTCGGGGGTTTTCTCGCGCAGGTCACGGAACAGGCCTTCTTTCTGCGCTTCGGTGGCCGTGAGCCAGGCGTCCTCGCTGAAGGTGGTGGCGTTGAACCGCCAGTCGGGGTTGAGTGAAGCCAGCCACATGCTGCGTTCACCCAGCACCGGGCGCAGGTTCACGCGCAGGGTGGTGTCGAAACGGGCCAGGTCAAGCAGCCCGGGCAGGGCGCTGTGGGGAATGCGCCAGCCCGTCTGAGCGCACAGTTGCAGCCACTCGTTCACGACCGGCGTGTTCACCACAATGGGCAGGTGCCGGGCCACTCGCGCGGGGGCCTCCGGCAGGGTGTCCACCGGGGCGGGCGTGGGGACATCGTGCTGAAGAGGTGCGGCGCGGCGTCCAGCACACTCCACCGCTCCGGCCAGGGCCGCGCGCGAAAGCAGAACACCTTCCGGGTCGCCCTGAATGGCGTTCAGCGGCTCGCTGAGGAGTGTCCCGGCATGAACGGGTGGCGTGCTGCGCGACGTGCCGACCAGCGCTGCGGCCAGTAAGTCCTGAACATCCTTCATTCTTTCTCCCCTGTGCCCACCGTGCCCGAGATCAGCAGGTGCTGGCCGTCCCACTCGCCGAACACCTGCATGGGTTGCCCGCCACTTTGCGCCAGCAGCAGGTAAGGTTGCCTGCTGTCGATCAAACGCAGGGGTAAAGTCCGATCTGTCGCGTCCAGCAGATGCCAGTTCGTGCCGTCATTCATAATCTTGACGTTCTGGAGCCGATAAATGCCGCTGCGTTCCAGCCACGGGTTGCGGGCCAGCAGCTGTGCATGGCGTTCCAGCAGTTCGTCCAGCGTGAAGGCCTCCGGGCTTTGCTCACTGCGCGGACTCATGGACGCTTCGCCCCGCAGCAGGGCGCGTTGAGGCGTGGCGGACGGAACGAAACAGACTTCGGCGTCGAGCGTGGCGCCCAGCGGGGAACCGGGCGGCAACGGGCGGCCGGACGGCGCGAAATCCAGCAGCAAGGCGTGGTGTCTCCCCTGCTGAAGCCAGGTGCGGCGGGTGGTGAAGGTGTCTTCTTCCTCGGTGAACTGCGCGGCGACCAGCCACTTGCCCCGCAGGCCGGGCCGGGCCAGCACTTCGGCCTGACTCAGCGGGAAGCCGAGGGCGGTTCGCAAGTCCGCCTGTTCGTCGTCGGTGAGGGTGTCACGGCGCGTCCACGCTTCACACAGCAGGTGCAATTTTGCCAGGTGCGTGAGCAGCGCGGCGGGTTCGCCTAGCAGTTCGGGAATCTTCCTGACCTGCCGGGCCGCTCCACCGGCCTGAGCGTCCACCAGCCGGGCGGCTTGCGTGTCCCAGTCGCTGTAAGGGCGGCCCCTCGCCTGCGCCAGGCCGTCTCTCACGAGATCCTTGAGGAAAAGGTCCAGCGCCGCCAGGCCGTCCGTGACCTTCTTCTCGCGCGCGGCGCGGCGTCTGGCCTGCGCGGCCGGGTCGACTTCCTTCCTGGCCGCCTCTTCGGTTTTCTGCTCTTTACTCTCGGCCCTCTGCTCTCTGCCCTTGACCCAGGTTTGCAGGCTTTCCGGCGCGTCCGCCTGTCCGAAGTCGCCCGCGTGCGTGATGTGCAGCAGCAGCAGGGCCAGGGCGTGTTTGCAGGGGAATTTGCGGCTGGGACAACTGCATTTGCTGACCAGGCCGTTCAGGTCGACGCCGGTCAGGTACGGGTCTTTGCCGCTGCCCTGTGCCTGTCCCCAGAGCATGCCGGCGGGGGCGTTCAGGTTCTGCCATTTGGCCGGAGTGGCGAGTTTCTTGCCGTTGCTGGCGCTGGCACTGTCAGGGGCAAGGGCCAGGATGGTTTCAGGGGTGAGGTTCATGGATCATCCTTTAATACTGATTACGTTATGGACGTAATTGTAACGGATGAACACTGAAGGAGCAAGCCATTCTGTGGGGTCGGGTATCAGCGGAAGTGACGGACTGTCCGGGACGGCGGTGGGCCATGCGCTCTGGGGAAAAAACTTACCCTCCTGAAAACGAAAAAGGCCGACCCGACAGGCCGACCTTGAGAAGGAAAAGCGAATTAGCGAACGGCGGTGATGCGCACGGAACGCGCCCCGAAGCGAATGGCTTCGCCGTAGCTGGGCATCCAGATGTCCACGCTGCCGACCTTGCGGGCGGCCATGGTGTCCTCGACGATAAACACGCGACCACCGAGGTTGTAGCGGCCACTGAGATCCTGAATGGTCACGCGGCTGCCGTAAGGGAAGATACGCAGCAGGTCGCGGCTCAGGGCGATGACGCCGGGTCGGGTGCGGGTGCCAGTGGCGGTGATGTTGGGGGTGCTGTCGGTCTGCGCGGCGTGGCTGCTGTACGCGGTGGCGCGGGCCACCACGCTGCGGCCGGTGCGGGCGGCGACGTACGTGTCGAGCGTGACCTGCTGGGCGCCGGCCTGGCTGGGCAGCACACTGGCGGCGCTGGCCAGAACGAGGGCGGAAACGGCAAGGGTTTTCTTGAGGCTGTTCAACATGGTTCTCCTGTCGGCATCCAACGCAAAAGCACACCACCGGCAGACGCGGTGGAGAGAAGCTCGTGGACTTTATTTCTTAAGATCTCGCTGCGGGCAGCGGGGATAACTCTCAGGCAGATGGAACTCAGGGTTGGTCACTGAAGTGGTACTCAAACTGACCAGGGCGGAACCTTCCTACGTCAAACAGCCTAGCAACGTAAATGAGTTAAAAATAAGAAACAAGGATTTTTTCTCTCACTAAAACCGTTTAATTTTACTGTCCGAAATCACATTATGCCGGGTTTTACCCTTTGGGATCGACAGCTTAAAAATGAGTCAAGTTCTAATCGACTCATTTAGTTTCTCACTTTAAATTTCTCACCAGGGAGCCATCGACGCGCTTTTCAGCAGCCTCACTCCCCAATCAAGCTGGCAAGACCACTCTTTTAACGTGATGTTCCTGCTCAGGTAACTTAAATAGCGGATGAAGGTCACGTTTACGACCTCCATCCGGCTTCGTTTCCTCATTTTTCACATTTTCTGACGTCAGCCTGTCGGCATTGGTCGCTAATCCCAGACAAGCGGAAGATCAGGGCGCGGAGGTGGCCGCCGGAGCCGCTGCCCAGTCGGAGAACAGGCCCGCCGCGATCTTCTTGTAGATGGGGGCCGCCAGCATCGAACCCTGGTAGTCCAACTTTGCGCCGTGCACCATTACAGCCACGGTCACGCGCGGCGCGTCGGCCGGAAAGAACCCGGCGAACACACTGTCGTACAGTTCCTTCGAGTACTTACCGCCCACGACCACCTGCGAGGTTCCCGTTTTCCCGGCCAGGCCGTACCCCTCCAGACCTGCGTTGGCGAAAATGCCCTCCTTCACCACGGCTTCCAGCATGGTGCGAGTCTCGCGGGCCACGGCGGGCTTCAGCACCTCGCGCCGCTCGCCGGGCGTGGCCCCCTCGACCAGGCGCGGCGTGATGTAAAGGCCATCGTTCGCAAGGGTGTTGAACGCCGCCGCCAGTTGCAGGGTGGTGCTGCTCATGCCCTGCCCGAAAGAACTCGTGACGCGCACCAGGTCGTCCCACTTGCGGATGTTCTGCAGGCGGCCCGTGGCCGTGGACAGCACCGGCAGCTGCACGTCCTGCCCGAAGCCGTAGTTCAGCAGGTAATTGCGCATATCGGTGGCCGGGAACTTCTCCACGATGTGGCTCATGCCGACGTTGCTGCTGTAGCGCAGCACGTACTTGGTGGTCAGGGTGGCCGGGTGGTCCACGGCGTCGTTAATGACGCTGCCCCACCTGCCCCCCACATGGCGCTGCATGGGCGTGGTGTACAGCGTGTCGGGCGTGGTCAGGCCCTCGTTCATGGCCGCCGCCACCACCAGGCCCTTCACGGTCGAGCCGGGTTCGTACACGTCCAGGAAAGGACGGTTGCGGCGCGTTTCGGCGCTGTAGCTGCGCCAGTTGTTGGGGTTGAACTCCGGGTAACTGGCCGCTGCCAGAATGCGCCCGGTCAGGGTCTCCATGACGATCACGGACCCGTATTCACCTTTATGCGCCTTGACCCTCTCGGCCAGCGCGGCCTCGGCACTGGCCTGGGTGCGCGGATCGACGGTCAGTTTCACGTCCTCGCCCACTTCCAGCGTGCGGTTGTACGCCGCTTCCAGCCCCTCCAGCCCCTCGGTGTCGCCCATCATGCCCAGTACCTGCCCGGCCAGGTGCCCCTGCGGGTAGGTGCGCTTGCCGTTCACGCTGCGGGCCAGTACCGAGCCGTCCGCGGCGTAAATGGTGCCGCGCGCCTGCATCACGTTGCGTTTCACGGTATTGGGCAGGCCCCACTCCAGTTGCGCGTAAGCCCACACCAGCGTCAGGAACATCAGCAGGGCGACGGCTTGCATGATGTGGGAGCGGTTACGGATCTTTATTTCCATTGCGTCTTCACCTCGATGGCGGGGGTGGAAGAGGGGGTCAGGGTTTCGGGGGGGGCTTCACCCGCGCCCAGGTCACGGGTGGTGGCGCTGGCGGCTTTCTCGGCGAAGCGTTGCAGGCCGTTTTGCACGGCCCACTGCTGCACCTTCTGCGGGCTGCTGGCGGCCTGAACGCGCACCTCCAGGTCATCGCGCTGGGTTTGCAGGGCGGCTTCCTGGCGCTGCACCTCGCGCAGGTGAGGCCGGATGTCCTGCGTGAAGTAGCGCGCAGCCACCAGCAGCAGGGCCAGCACCAGGTAGATGCCCAGGTAGCGCAGGGTGCGGCGTTGCCAGGTGGCGGTGGTCGTGTCGAAGTTGGGGAAGGCCATCATTCTGCCTCCTCCGCTGAGGGGGGGTCAGTGGTTTTCCCAACGCTGGTTTTCCCGGTGCTGGTTTTTTCCGGGCTGGTTTTCTCGGCACCGCGAAGCTTGGCGCTGCGGGCGCGCGGATTGGTGGCCTGCTCCTGTTCGCTGGCGACCACCGGGCGTTTGGTGAGGGGCGTCAGGGCAGAGCTGCCCAGCAGGAAGCGTTTCACGATGCGGTCTTCCAGCGAATGGAAACTGATGACCGCCAGTCGCCCGCCCGGTTTAAGCAGATGCTCGGCGGCGCCCAGGCCATCGCGCAGCGCCCCCAGTTCGTCGTTCACGTGAATGCGCAGCGCCTGAAAAGTGCGCCTCGCCGGGTGAATCCCCTTCGAGAAGCCAGGGTAGGCGCGTTTGATCAGCTCGGCGAGTTGCACGGTGGTTTCGATGGGCGTTTTGTAGCGGGCCTGCGTGATGGCGCGCGCGATGCGGCGCGAGTGGCGCTCCTCGCCGTACTCGTAGATGATCGCGGCCAGTTCGGCTTCTTCGTAGGTGTTCACCACGTCTGCGGCCGTCTCGCCGCTCTGGGCCATGCGCATGTCCAGCGGCGCTTCACTGTGGTACGAGAAACCGCGCTCCACGTCATCGAGCTGGAAACTGCTCACGCCGATGTCCAGCAGAATGCCGTCGACAGCGCTGACGCCGATCTCGGCCAGGAGCGTTCGCATGTCGCGGTAGTTGCCCTGCACCACGGTCAGGCCCCCTATCTGCGCTTCACGGGCGCGGTTCAGGGCATAAGGATCCTGGTCGATGCCGATCACCTGCGCTCCGGCTTCCAGCAGCAGCCGGGTGTGCCCGGCACCGCCCAGCGTGCCGTCCACGAAGACCTTGCCAGGCTCGGGCCGAAGGGCGTCGAGCACTTCAAGGGCCAGCACAGGCGTATGGGTGAGGGGGGTGGCTTCGTTTTCGGTCACAGTGAATATCCAGGAAGGGTGAGTAAAAGATGAAGTATGTGAAGGACAGGTGTCCGTAAGGTTTGTCACGCCACGAAATTGGCGAG
This portion of the Deinococcus fonticola genome encodes:
- a CDS encoding 3D domain-containing protein; the protein is MLNSLKKTLAVSALVLASAASVLPSQAGAQQVTLDTYVAARTGRSVVARATAYSSHAAQTDSTPNITATGTRTRPGVIALSRDLLRIFPYGSRVTIQDLSGRYNLGGRVFIVEDTMAARKVGSVDIWMPSYGEAIRFGARSVRITAVR
- a CDS encoding DUF5682 family protein; its protein translation is MTPQVSIFPIRHHGPGSARSLEHALNQLQPDIILVEGPADADSVLPFLTREELEPPVALLGYVTDDPARAAFWPFAAFSPEFVAFRWAAQSRQTGAGAQARFMDLPASATLALRDEDEGGLDAAGSDAAEPDAAQGKGKPDMPDAPDMDAELRADPLRVLAQAAGYSDFERWWETLVEARGNDFVVFEAILEAMQAVRVGAPAPLGREAMREAFMRQTIRAALKEGFQRVAVVCGAWHSPALDTEAFRAKEDAAILKGLPKAKVSLTWVPWTHGRLSMSSGYGAGVRSPGYYHHLFTTPQHVTERWFARAARLLRDEKLDASSASVIEATRLANTLAFLRGRALPGLDELNEAALSVFGWDSDLPLRLISQKLIVGEALGKVPDDTPSVPLAQDMARQQKKLRLKVQAEQDDLTLDLRKDTDLERSALFHRLNLLGVPWAQERYASGKGTFKEAWVLVWKPEFSVRLVEASRYGQTVEQAATAHSVDAAHNATTLSELTALLEAIRHADLTAAVPPALNALNARAALNADVGDLLGALPPLARLARYGDVRGRAASGDEQAAGTFRTLLTRASVGLPTAAIGLAEDAANELRQQVQQADAAVRLLDDPAALREWQAALRRLADRDDTAPVLVGDAVRRLRDAAHLEREDVERRLSLALSSAAPLDVTAWLDGFLGHSGTLLIHDAPLLNLLDGWLSGLEQSTFQEVLPLLRRVFSRFEKAERRAIGENLKGGGVKPRGVVTEIDEERGMQVVPIVLKMLGVNP
- a CDS encoding SWIM zinc finger family protein; this encodes MNLTPETILALAPDSASASNGKKLATPAKWQNLNAPAGMLWGQAQGSGKDPYLTGVDLNGLVSKCSCPSRKFPCKHALALLLLHITHAGDFGQADAPESLQTWVKGREQRAESKEQKTEEAARKEVDPAAQARRRAAREKKVTDGLAALDLFLKDLVRDGLAQARGRPYSDWDTQAARLVDAQAGGAARQVRKIPELLGEPAALLTHLAKLHLLCEAWTRRDTLTDDEQADLRTALGFPLSQAEVLARPGLRGKWLVAAQFTEEEDTFTTRRTWLQQGRHHALLLDFAPSGRPLPPGSPLGATLDAEVCFVPSATPQRALLRGEASMSPRSEQSPEAFTLDELLERHAQLLARNPWLERSGIYRLQNVKIMNDGTNWHLLDATDRTLPLRLIDSRQPYLLLAQSGGQPMQVFGEWDGQHLLISGTVGTGEKE
- a CDS encoding DUF5691 domain-containing protein, which codes for MKDVQDLLAAALVGTSRSTPPVHAGTLLSEPLNAIQGDPEGVLLSRAALAGAVECAGRRAAPLQHDVPTPAPVDTLPEAPARVARHLPIVVNTPVVNEWLQLCAQTGWRIPHSALPGLLDLARFDTTLRVNLRPVLGERSMWLASLNPDWRFNATTFSEDAWLTATEAQKEGLFRDLREKTPDAARDLLTQHFKTEKAGARKRLLSVLQDTWTDEDATLEPLLEDALTDRSREVQELARVLLQSLPGSAYNARMTERVAGMLQQEKVGLLGKLLGKQKVSLHLPETLDADAGRDGLTAIDPHKRVALDRFRELIQNTHPQALADALHLTPEQLSGLIQALGAADQLRWATLATRHVPTANVLQPCYPDDLALLQISAPETIAGRIGTHLQGQPDASHLLTLLSVLPGAWPVDLSEQVLNVIHGQVSRANQHQNDYRWEAVMQNAAHHAHPHASTAPLPPQEDSDDYHATYLRLRYAAMLRLLEQRRLMHDDFQEARIHTDLKGETP
- a CDS encoding peptidoglycan D,D-transpeptidase FtsI family protein — protein: MEIKIRNRSHIMQAVALLMFLTLVWAYAQLEWGLPNTVKRNVMQARGTIYAADGSVLARSVNGKRTYPQGHLAGQVLGMMGDTEGLEGLEAAYNRTLEVGEDVKLTVDPRTQASAEAALAERVKAHKGEYGSVIVMETLTGRILAAASYPEFNPNNWRSYSAETRRNRPFLDVYEPGSTVKGLVVAAAMNEGLTTPDTLYTTPMQRHVGGRWGSVINDAVDHPATLTTKYVLRYSSNVGMSHIVEKFPATDMRNYLLNYGFGQDVQLPVLSTATGRLQNIRKWDDLVRVTSSFGQGMSSTTLQLAAAFNTLANDGLYITPRLVEGATPGERREVLKPAVARETRTMLEAVVKEGIFANAGLEGYGLAGKTGTSQVVVGGKYSKELYDSVFAGFFPADAPRVTVAVMVHGAKLDYQGSMLAAPIYKKIAAGLFSDWAAAPAATSAP
- a CDS encoding VWA domain-containing protein; protein product: MTEFNAERLRRWRLVLGGGEADGLTHGEGVGISLGLEDRRMDDALAGLYDAETGTRKGGLGGSAPKVARWLADVREFFPSSVVQVMQKDAIEKLNLTQLLFEPEMLENVEADVNLMGTLLTLKGVMPAKAKDAARAVVRKVVDDLTRRLEEPTRAAVTGSLNRAQRNFRPRPGEIDWDSTIRKNLKNYLPEKNTVIPERLVGYGRKRRSLRDIVLCLDQSGSMASSVVYAGVFGAVLASLPAVDTRVVVFDTEVVDLSENLDDPVDVLYGIQLGGGTDINRALAYCQGIITKPEQTILVLISDLYEGGNEREMLARARTLKDAGVNVIALLALSDDGAPSYDHGVAQTFAGMGIPAFACTPDHFPNLMAAAIRGDDIATWAGEQGIVTKGGAAG
- a CDS encoding ATP-binding protein: MTHLETTVLRQHAEQQYAHELTALAEHDTRPRPPRWNLSPAAVLTYLMGGKAGDTEITPKYVGDRRLMEIAVATLATDRALLLIGVPGTAKSWVSEHLAAAISGDSTLLVQGTAGTGEEAIRYGWNYARLLAEGPSEAALVESPIMHAMRQGKIARLEELTRVQSDVQDTLITVLSEKSLPVPELNTEVQAVRGFNLIATANNRDKGVNDLSSALKRRFNTVVLPVPDSLDDEVNIVISRVNSLARTLEIPAAPPALEEVRRIVTVFRELRAGVTEDGKTRLKSPSGTLSTAEAISVVNHGLSLAAHFGSGELSAHDTAASLVGAVIKDPVQDGVIWREYLETVAKKRDDWKDFYKACRTVS
- a CDS encoding leucine-rich repeat domain-containing protein → MKAGAPWPVHVNLNSCGLSQWPEALREADNLESLSVYDNQLTDIPDWLWTFTRLHTLNLSGNNFASLPAELGGLHSLRMLDLGHNRLAGLPDCFGGLRELRFLYVSNNGLTSLPDSIRTLVNLTYLNVTDNALTELPDGLGELENLVEFRAYNNRLATLPTSIGQWRHLRELHVMKNDLTQLPAELGRCVNLREINAQGNKLAHLPDSIGQLRNLAVLDLRFNELSELPESMRELRELRFLDLRANRLTGLPGWLALLPRLEKLDLRWNRIDHVPDEFSGFLEKGGLLYL